The DNA region GCGTCAGAGCCTGCAGGTCCACCATGTGATCTACCGGTCCCACGGTGGCGGAAACGAAGACGACAACCTGGCGGTGCTCTGCGCCACGCACCACCTGCAGGGGATTCACGCCGGGCGCCTGCGCTGTCGCGGCTCGTGCGAGGGGCACCTGCGCTGGGAGTTCGGCGTCGGCCACGGCGGCGCGCCGATCATGACCACCGTCGAGGAGGTCATCTTGAAACCCGGAGAGATGGACGCGAGCGAGGCTGACCACTGCAGCACGCCGACGGAAGAAGCCGACACGGGCCATCGCCGGCCCGGGCAGGCCGCGTGTTAGCATGAGTGATCCCATGGACCAGCCGCCGCTCGAACGCTTCCATCCGGCCGTGGCCGCGTGGTTCAGCCGGCGCTTCCAGGCGCCGACCGGGGCGCAGGCGCTCGCCTGGCCGTCGATTCTCGATGGACGATCGACCCTGGTCGCGGCGCCGACCGGCTCGGGGAAGACGCTGGCCGCCTTCCTGGCTGCGATCGACGGTCTGCTCCGGCAGGCGGTGGCCGGCCGCCTCGAGGACGCCACCCAGGTGGTCTACGTCTCCCCTCTCAAGGCCCTGTCGAACGACATCGAGCGCAATCTCCAGGAGCCGCTCGCCGGCATCTACGAAGAGCTCGCCGCCTCCGGCCTGACGGGGATTCCGCCCGTCCGTGTCCTGGTCCGCACGGGGGACACGCCGGCGAACGAGCGGACCGCGATGCTGCGCCGGCCGCCGCACATCCTGGTCACCACGCCGGAGTCCCTGTACATCCTTCTGACCAGCGAGGGGGGACGGAAGATGCTGCGCTCCACGCGCACGGTCATCGTCGACGAGATCCACGCCCTGATCGACGACAAGCGCGGCTCCCACCTGGCGCTGTCCCTGGAGCGCCTGGAATGGCTCTCCGGGGAGATGCGGGCCGAGGCCGGAGCGACGCCCGCGGGCCCCCCGCCGGCTTCCGCGGCTCCTGCGGGCGCTCCGTTGATCCGCATCGGCTGTTCCGCGACTCAAAGCCCCATCGAAGACGCCGCGCGCTTCCTGGTCGGGGCCGGCGGCCTCGACCGCGACGGCGCCCCCCGCTGCACCATCGTCGACACGGGGCACGCGCGCGACCTCGACCTGGCGATCGAGGTGCCCGGCTCGCCGCTCCAGGCGGTGATGCCCAACGAGGTCTGGGAGGAGATCCACGACCGTCTGGCCGCGCTCATCCAGGAGCACCGGACGACCCTCGTCTTCGTCAACACGCGGCGTCTCTCCGAGCGGCTGAGCCGGCACCTGAGCGAGCGCCTCGGGGCGGAGCGCGTGACGGCGCACCACGGCAGCCTGTCGCGGCAGCAGCGCCTGGCCGCCGAGCAGCGGCTCAAGAGCGGGAGCCTCCGCGCCCTGGTGGCCACCGCATCGCTCGAGCTGGGGATCGACATCGGCTCCGTCGACCTGGTCTGCCAGGTCGGCTCCACGCGATCGATCGCCGTCCTCCTGCAGCGCATCGGGCGGTCGGGGCATTCGGTCGGCGGCTTTCCCAAGGGGCGGCTGTTTCCCCTGACCCGCGACGAGCTGGTCGAATGCGCCGCCCTGCTCCAGTGCGTGCGCCGCGGCGAGCTGGACCGGTTCTCGATCCCGCGGGCGCCGCTCGACATCCTGGCC from Candidatus Polarisedimenticolia bacterium includes:
- a CDS encoding HNH endonuclease signature motif containing protein → MCASSRSRVRFWAPNDVADLWQHALNVCRLLEVGAVDASPLEDWECVARMIASFLHTWDVSGDPKWRRDHRIFERDGWRCRVPGCSSRQSLQVHHVIYRSHGGGNEDDNLAVLCATHHLQGIHAGRLRCRGSCEGHLRWEFGVGHGGAPIMTTVEEVILKPGEMDASEADHCSTPTEEADTGHRRPGQAAC